A single window of Jaculus jaculus isolate mJacJac1 chromosome 14, mJacJac1.mat.Y.cur, whole genome shotgun sequence DNA harbors:
- the LOC123454773 gene encoding vomeronasal type-1 receptor 1-like, whose protein sequence is MTSRKVELGTIFLIQTVVGILGNSFLFCWYSFTLYFGNNVRPTDLILNQLAIANFLVLVFKGIPQTMSALGVKDFLGNTGCKLVFYNHRLATGVSFSTICLLNGFQAIKINSSLCRWMALKFRSLKFIGLCCFLCWIPHIFLSSCNLIVVGGSLSRQNHSGKSNRGGCSWIMNKEFTSLVTILYFSPDFMSLGFMVWANGSIVLALYRHKQRVQHIREHRVSSRSSHEVRATCTVMILVGSFFTFYSVYTVMTVWMTLAVNPGQWSVNSFVLMASCFPAFSPFVLIFSDTRISYWCFTCMARKTLFANLVAMA, encoded by the coding sequence ATGACTTCCAGAAAAGTGGAACTGGGGACAATCTTCCTCATCCAGACTGTAGTTGGAATCCTTgggaattcctttcttttttgttggtaTAGCTTCACTTTATATTTTGGAAACAATGTGAGACCCACAGATTTAATTCTCAACCAACTGGCCATAGCCAATTTCTTAGTTCTTGTCTTCAAGGGGATACCTCAGACCATGTCAGCTTTGGGAGTGAAAGATTTTCTGGGTAATACCGGATGCAAACTTGTCTTTTATAACCACAGATTGGCTACAGGAGTTTCGTTCAGTACTATATGTCTCCTCAACGGATTCCAGGCCATTAAAATCAACTCCAGTTTGTGCAGGTGGATGGCTCTCAAGTTTAGATCCCTCAAGTTCATTGGGTTGTGTTGCTTTCTCTGCTGGATCCCACACATCTTCTTAAGCTCTTGTAATCTTATAGTCGTGGGTGGTTCCCTGAGTAGACAAAACCATAGCGGAAAAAGTAACCGTGGAGGCTGCTCTTGGATAATGAACAAGGAATTTACCTCTTTAGTTaccattctctatttttctcctGATTTTATGAGCTTAGGCTTCATGGTTTGGGCCAATGGTTCCATTGTCCTTGCCCTTTACAGACACAAGCAGCGAGTCCAACATATTCGTGAACACAGAGTCTCCTCCAGGTCGTCCCATGAAGTCAGAGCTACATGCACTGTCATGATCCTGGTGGGCTCATTTTTCACTTTCTATTCAGTCTACACTGTCATGACTGTGTGGATGACTCTAGCGGTGAACCCAGGCCAGTGGTCCGTGAACAGCTTTGTGCTCATGGCGTCCTGTTTCCCAGCATTCAGCCCCTTTGTGCTCATTTTCAGTGACACCCGAATCTCCTACTGGTGCTTCACCTGCATGGCAAGGAAAACCCTCTTTGCTAATCTGGTTGCCATGGCATGA